The nucleotide sequence AAAGCCAACGGTATTTCTGCGGCGTACATCAACAGCAGCGTCGGGCAAAGCGAGCAGAACGCCATTTGCTCGGATTGTGCCAACGGGTATTTGAAACTGCTTTACGTTTCGCCCGAAAAGCTTTTGTCGCCGGGCTTTTTGCAGTTTCTACAGCGGCTGCGGGTGAGCATGTTTGCCATTGACGAGGCGCACTGCATTTCATCATGGGGCCACGATTTCCGGCCGGAGTACACCCAGCTACGGGTCCTACGCGACCAGTTTCCCAACACGCCCATTATTGCCCTCACTGCTACTGCCGACCGGCTCACGCAGCGCGACATTCAGCTGCAGTTGCGCTTGCACGAGCCACAGGTATTCCTCTCCAGCTTCGACCGGCCCAACCTCAACCTCATTGTGCGGCCCGGCCAGGACCGCGTAGGCGGCATTCTCGACTTCATTGAGCGCCACCCCGGCGAATCGGGCATTATCTATTGCCTTTCGCGCAAGCAGTGCGAAACCCTCACCGCCAAGATTCAAGCCAAGGGTATCAAGGCGGGCTTCTATCACGCCGGCATGACGCCCAACCAGCGCGGCACGGTGCAGGAAGGCTTCCTGAAAGATGACTTGCAGGTGATTGTGGCCACCATCGCCTTTGGCATGGGCATCGATAAGAGCAACGTGCGCTGGGTGATGCACTACAACCTGCCCAAGAATATCGAGGGATACTACCAGGAGATTGGCCGGGGTGGCCGCGACGGGGCGCCAGCTACGGCGGTGCTCTTCTACAGCTTTGCGGATGTGCTGCAGCTGCGCGAAATGCTAACCAAGGAGAATCCGCAACTCACCCAACTCAACCTCACCAAGCTGGAGCGCATGCAGCAGTTTGCGGAAGCCGCCAGCTGCCGCCGCAAGATTCTGCTCCATTATTTCGGTGAGACGCTCAGCCAGGACTGTGGCAACTGCGACATCTGCCGCAACCCGCCCATCACCTTCGATGGTTCTTTAATTGCCCAAAAGGCTCTCTCGGCGGTAGTGCGCATGCGCGAAAGAGCCAGCATCGGGCTCCTGATTGACGTGCTGCGGGGCATGCGCAACCAAGCAGTGCTATCGGGCGGCTACGACCAGATAAAAACCTACGGCGCCGGTTCCGACCTCCCCTACCTCGACTGGTACAGCTATGTACACCAAATGCTCAATGACGGGCTGCTGTACATTGCCTACGAGGAAGGCTACGCGTTGAAAATCACGGAGTTGGGCCGCGAAGTACTACAAGGCCAGCGTCCGTTGCCACTCAAGAAATTTCAGCCAGCCGAAAAAGCTGAGAAGCCTAAGCGTGGCCGCAAAGCCGCAGCCGAAACCAAAGCGCCAGTGTCCCGCGAAGCACAGCTTTTCGAGGCCTTGCGCACGCTGCGCAAACGCATTGCCGACGAGCAGAACGTACCGCCGTACGTCATCTTTACAGACGCTACGCTGCAGGAAATGGCCACCGAGCGGCCAGTTTCTCGCATGGCAATGCTGGGCGTTTCGGGGGTTGGCATGAAGAAGTTCGAGAACTACGGCGAAGTGTTCATCAAGGAAATTCTGGCGCACGGCGGTAACCCTGCCGAACTAGACGAAACCGATGAAATGCTCGACGGCCTCGACCCCGACGATGCCGCCGCCCCCCGGACTCCTCGCAAGCGTGAAACCAACACGGCCGCGGGCAGCACTATGGATGCCACGTTCCAGTTGCACCGCATGGGCCTGAACGTGGAGGCCATAGCCGAACGGCGAAGCTTGGCCGTTTCCACGGTGCAAACGCATCTTACCAACGCCTACGCCAACGGTGGCGACCTGCGCATTGCCGATTTCCTGACGCCCAACGAGCTAGCAGAAATCCAAACGGCCCAGGCTCAGCTTGGTGGTAGCCCCATGCTGCGTGACCTGTTCGACCACCTGCGCGAGAGGTATGACTACTTCAAACTCCGGCTGGC is from Hymenobacter tibetensis and encodes:
- the recQ gene encoding DNA helicase RecQ encodes the protein MLFAAEPFAPTLESARRVLKKYYGYDSFRPMQEDIIQSILSGRDTVVLMPTGGGKSVCFQVPAVVSEGVCVVVSPLIALMKDQVEALKANGISAAYINSSVGQSEQNAICSDCANGYLKLLYVSPEKLLSPGFLQFLQRLRVSMFAIDEAHCISSWGHDFRPEYTQLRVLRDQFPNTPIIALTATADRLTQRDIQLQLRLHEPQVFLSSFDRPNLNLIVRPGQDRVGGILDFIERHPGESGIIYCLSRKQCETLTAKIQAKGIKAGFYHAGMTPNQRGTVQEGFLKDDLQVIVATIAFGMGIDKSNVRWVMHYNLPKNIEGYYQEIGRGGRDGAPATAVLFYSFADVLQLREMLTKENPQLTQLNLTKLERMQQFAEAASCRRKILLHYFGETLSQDCGNCDICRNPPITFDGSLIAQKALSAVVRMRERASIGLLIDVLRGMRNQAVLSGGYDQIKTYGAGSDLPYLDWYSYVHQMLNDGLLYIAYEEGYALKITELGREVLQGQRPLPLKKFQPAEKAEKPKRGRKAAAETKAPVSREAQLFEALRTLRKRIADEQNVPPYVIFTDATLQEMATERPVSRMAMLGVSGVGMKKFENYGEVFIKEILAHGGNPAELDETDEMLDGLDPDDAAAPRTPRKRETNTAAGSTMDATFQLHRMGLNVEAIAERRSLAVSTVQTHLTNAYANGGDLRIADFLTPNELAEIQTAQAQLGGSPMLRDLFDHLRERYDYFKLRLALMYFKKLRGE